The genome window ACCTTCACCGAGCTCAACCAGGGCGACAGCACCCGCAAGAACTGGGCGGAGCAGACCGTCTCCCGCGGGGTGGGCCCCGCCAACGCCGCCTACGGTGTGCGCGACGCGGCGGCGGGCACCGACGGGGGCAGCCTCGCCGACGGCTCCGCCGCGCCCGAGTGGACTTCCGCGCTGATCTCGGCCCGCCAGGAGCAGATGGACCTGCTGCAGAACCCGGGTCAGGCGCTGCTCGACAACGGGCTGGGATTCCTGGTCTCGATCGTGATGACCCCGCTCATCGAGATCGCCGAGCAGGCCGTCGGCGACCCCGAGCAGATGCGCGCCACGGGCAAGGGCTGGGAGCAGGTCGCGAAGTGGCTCGACGAGGTCGGGGAGCAGGAGCCCAAGCGCGCCGAGGCCACCGCCTCCACCTGGGTCGGCAAGGACGGCGACGCCTTCCGCAAGCAGATGACCGAGTTCGGCGACGGCGTGAAAGCGCTGGCCGACGACGTCCGGGGGCTCAAGGACACCCTGGACGGCATCGCGGAGATGTTCGACATGTTCGTGGAGCTGGTCATCAACATCCTGACCGAGCTGATCCTCAGCCTGATCATCCAGTGGCTCGCGGCGCTCGCGGCCTCCTGGATCACCGCGGGCGCCTCGGTCGGCGCCGCCGGCGCGACCACGACCGCCTCGGTCGGGATCACCGGTGGCCGCATCGCCGCCCAGGTCGCCAAGATCCAGGCACAGCTCTACAAGTGGCTCAAGAAGCTGGAAGAACTGCTGAACAAGATCCGGGAGAGCGGCATGCTCGGCAAGCTGCTCACCCGCGGCATCTCCAAGAGCAAGACCGAGAGGGTGGTCGACCCCGACGGCAACCCCGTTCTGGACGCGGCGGGCAACCCGCTGAGTTTCGCCACCTCCAAGACCAGCAACGTGTTCATGAAGGGCCAGGGCCTGCACAAGACGGGCGAGGAAGCCCTCGCGGCGAATCTCGCGGGCAAGGGCCTCGGTACGGTCCTCGGCGGCAGTCCCAGCACCGGCGGTGCCATAGCCGCTGGTGCCTTGGATACCGCCGAGGGACAGGCGGTCAAGAGGATCCCCAAGGAG of Saccharopolyspora erythraea contains these proteins:
- a CDS encoding WXG100 family type VII secretion target, translating into MSTPTGPGTFTELNQGDSTRKNWAEQTVSRGVGPANAAYGVRDAAAGTDGGSLADGSAAPEWTSALISARQEQMDLLQNPGQALLDNGLGFLVSIVMTPLIEIAEQAVGDPEQMRATGKGWEQVAKWLDEVGEQEPKRAEATASTWVGKDGDAFRKQMTEFGDGVKALADDVRGLKDTLDGIAEMFDMFVELVINILTELILSLIIQWLAALAASWITAGASVGAAGATTTASVGITGGRIAAQVAKIQAQLYKWLKKLEELLNKIRESGMLGKLLTRGISKSKTERVVDPDGNPVLDAAGNPLSFATSKTSNVFMKGQGLHKTGEEALAANLAGKGLGTVLGGSPSTGGAIAAGALDTAEGQAVKRIPKEMYDQADQQLNGELTPEQRQSAQEKGFS